In the Balaenoptera musculus isolate JJ_BM4_2016_0621 chromosome 2, mBalMus1.pri.v3, whole genome shotgun sequence genome, attaattcaaatctttttatatttcaaattaggTATCCTAGCCTTAGATTTAAACCTCATTTTTCCCaagtatattttctctttatttaagaGTAATATATTTTCATAGAGTGCGTTGAAAATTAGGAAAATCAAGCGTTCTTGTTCTGTCAGGTGCAGTGTTTAGAGTgttattttgataaaatccagTAGCTCTGATATTGCTTGAAAATACTTGGTCCTTTGGAGTATAATAGCAGGGGAAAAACTGTGGCATGGGTAAAAATTCACCATAATTACTTGAATTGGTTTTATACATAATCATCTTAGGTTTTGATAGTGAGGTAGCTGTATGGAGTGTCTTTGGGTCCAACATACATGAAAACACAGGATTGCCAGGGTTCACACAAGGAGGCAGTTGTTCag is a window encoding:
- the C2H15orf65 gene encoding uncharacterized protein C15orf65 homolog; translation: MTEYDWDKKSTSASNSETEMKPEQLPPCVNPGNPVFSCMLDPKTLHTATSLSKPKMIMYKTNSSNYGEFLPMPQFFPCYYTPKDQVFSSNIRATGFYQNNTLNTAPDRTRTLDFPNFQRTL